One Drosophila kikkawai strain 14028-0561.14 chromosome 3L, DkikHiC1v2, whole genome shotgun sequence genomic window carries:
- the LOC108070593 gene encoding tonsoku-like protein gives MDERRLLKRKEKARSDGNREQVAISCNQLGDFYNQQGKYGDAVKEYVQEAQIYASMGKELETAKAKRMVGEMLTLLCDYDAAKDHINDYLKIAKRLKNQVEEQRAYATLGRVHLLHGQVLAESSASGAMEQLKQAEKSFLRSLLLIKDLSGQISKLEQIDMQARCYLNIGVVKEHMEALQESIEYIDKAIKISKTHELWDLTHLCYISMSLLYNCKKNDATAALRYCNMALQVAKRLPNKVKKICETLITKAEILIKAGDFASGKQILTKAYKKNTPDENDRASIEKQLRIVVKICQTLDDLVVTSSVDYAKLKSLYEKLGDACCHLLNYEKALIYYQKMLENAELNQESGKSLVPIYVSLYQTYRDSGQYDKALEYLWKEFEVNQDVPAEAFTTLCTIAEICDQQSHPFWTVHDVYQKALRQAEKAGSSSTKLEKIAMVRLRRLELKHNMQVLVENLEAEAQAKGIDLNHEDSFEDDEEDSEATSVQQNTPDWDDDFDLNTLTDSDASDLDESEKPRPQRATRGSRSYTIKKNNKGETQLHQACISGNLELVRRLIDQGHTVNVRDHAGWLPLHEASNHGYREIVELLLDKGAASAINDKGGTSCDGITPLFDACSNGYLDVAELLLDRGADATVRTDYNETCIAGLDKWRQTAQLVDGEQAQYAQLRERLLRTLSKVGICSERNARPLTNSNVRKSSSEERLSQSEAEEDEEAALRESHRRSLRHNRSASDYEAKKAGSTSQPSASKEYKSVMAQLKKPNRLFDDPPITSSNSKQKRNAFLDEDEVDADNWLIDDVGPERKRKRINSGSLTTRPSKENLQDTALSLPLDWEEDPPEIDSSQRQKQLRKLTLSRSSSMNSNKSSSGSLAPASSRRKHQATLMDSGFSRFRSESPFGSESSQDGAASVISLHTIEPDSTTSIQVLISPSKTSPIKVQTTPVLATTVSFKVKVQDELLLVPIERKKLQDINMRWLAEEAGRRYNKLTGLTPLLRLKTADGFAYEETDPVSVALEQNMLMATILDWKISPLSQRYEEMCHQVQKTVDPKVKLLLERSQNTLMLELSGLWMRASQTEPVFKALLHQARLTVLDLSRNFIGNEGCQQLAKSLPTLLQLKALRLECNAIGYQGLEALLSSQGMDKLELLEELSLSQNPLGNASLRILNKLCSSPAGRALTSLKISQCELTELQDFDLGFHQLTRFDISFNQLTHQSIRRLTELLNSCRLEELNLGYVRWPLDEASGFALGELLVTLMESGTCERFTRVELAGCGLSDAHLYKISQHLAKAKQLQWLDISDNGKLSGTAFGYILDELPQLRTLLAINCINLLDDSRLRKLEEQKQLPRRLELTINEQVFSMPGALETLQSIWQLQFGDKAQMVKISSKRKNGRSFKGILKLLAGENEAE, from the exons ATGGATGAGCGGCGCTTACTGAAGCGCAAGGAGAAGGCGCGCAGTGACGGCAACCGGGAGCAGGTGGCGATCAGCTGCAATCAGTTGGGAGATTTTTACAACCAGCAGGGCAAGTATGGGGATGCGGTCAAGGAGTATGTCCAGGAAGCGCAGATATACGCCAGCATGGGCAAGGAACTGGAGACGGCCAAGGCCAAGAGGATGGTGGGCGAGATGTTGACCCTGCTGTGTGACTATGACGCTGCCAAGGATCACATCAATGACTACCTGA AGATTGCCAAGCGCTTGAAGAACCAGGTAGAGGAGCAGCGGGCCTATGCCACTTTGGGTCGCGTGCATCTGTTGCATGGCCAGGTTCTGGCCGAGAGTTCCGCCTCGGGAGCCATGGAGCAGCTGAAGCAGGCGGAGAAGAGTTTTCTGCGGAGTCTACTGCTTATCAAAGA CCTCTCTGGCCAGATTTCCAAGCTGGAACAAATCGATATGCAAGCTCGCTGCTACCTGAACATTGGCGTGGTGAAAGAGCACATGGAGGCGCTCCAAGAGTCCATCGAGTACATCGACAAAGCCATTAAAATCAGTAAAACCCACGAGCTCTGGGATCTCACCCATTTGTGCTACATTTCGATGAGCCTGCTCTACAATTGCAAAAAGAACGATGCCACTGCTGCTTTGCGCTACTGCAACATGGCCTTGCAGGTGGCCAAACGGCTGCCCAACAAGGTGAAGAAGATCTGCGAAACGCTAATCACCAAGGCCGAGATCCTGATCAAAGCGGGCGACTTTGCCAGCGGCAAGCAGATACTCACCAAGGCCTACAAAAAGAACACACCCGATGAGAACGATCGGGCGAGCATTGAGAAGCAACTCAGGATTGTGGTGAAGATCTGTCAGACCCTGGATGATCTTGTGGTCACCAGCTCCGTTGACTATGCCAAACTGAAGTCTTTGTACGAGAAACTGGGCGATGCCTGCTGCCACCTGTTGAACTACGAGAAGGCTTTGatttattaccaaaaaatgcTGGAAAATGCGGAGCTAAATCAGGAGAGCGGCAAGAGTCTGGTGCCCATTTATGTGAGTCTCTACCAGACCTATCGCGACAGTGGGCAGTACGACAAGGCTCTGGAGTATCTGTGGAAGGAGTTCGAGGTGAACCAGGATGTGCCCGCGGAGGCCTTCACCACGCTCTGCACGATTGCCGAGATCTGCGATCAGCAGTCTCATCCCTTTTGGACCGTCCATGATGTTTACCAGAAGGCTCTTCGACAGGCAGAGAAGGCAGGCAGCTCTTCTACCAAGCTGGAGAAGATTGCCATGGTGCGACTGAGACGCCTGGAGCTCAAGCACAATATGCAGGTTCTTGTGGAGAACCTGGAAGCGGAAGCCCAGGCCAAGGGCATTGATTTGAACCATGAAGATAGTTTTGAAGATGACGAGGAGGATTCGGAAGCCACTTCTGTTCAGCAGAATACTCCAGACTGGGATGATGATTTCGACTTGAACACGCTCACCGACTCTGATGCCAGTGATCTGGATGAGAGCGAGAAGCCACGACCACAAAGGGCCACCCGTGGCAGCAGATCCTATACCATCAAAAAGAACAACAAGGGCGAAACACAGCTGCATCAGGCTTGCATATCCGGCAACCTGGAGCTGGTGCGAAGGCTCATCGACCAGGGTCACACGGTCAATGTGCGAGATCATGCTGGCTGGCTGCCCCTCCACGAGGCCTCGAACCACGGCTACCGGGAGATTGTGGAGCTTCTGTTGGACAAAGGCGCCGCATCGGCCATCAATGACAAAGGGGGAACCAGCTGTGATGGCATTACCCCGCTCTTCGATGCCTGCTCTAATGGTTACCTAGATGTGGCTGAACTCCTGCTGGACCGTGGAGCAGATGCCACTGTGCGAACGGATTACAATGAGACCTGCATAGCAGGGCTGGACAAATGGCGGCAGACAGCTCAACTGGTGGATGGTGAGCAGGCTCAGTATGCCCAACTGCGAGAGAGACTCCTGCGCACGCTCTCCAAGGTGGGCATTTGCAGCGAACGGAATGCTCGTCCTCTAACCAACTCCAATGTAAGGAAGTCCAGCAGCGAGGAGAGGCTAAGCCAGTCGGAGGCagaggaggatgaggaagCAGCTCTTCGCGAGAGCCATCGAAGATCCCTTAGGCACAACCGCTCGGCAAGCGATTACGAAGCCAAGAAAGCTGGAAGCACCTCCCAGCCAAGTGCCAGCAAGGAGTACAAGAGCGTCATGGCCCAGCTGAAAAAACCCAATCGTCTCTTCGATGATCCTCCTATTACCAGCTCAAACAGCAAGCAGAAAAGGAATGCCTTCCTGGACGAAGATGAAGTGGATGCCGACAACTGGCTAATAGACGACGTGGGTCCAGAACGTAAGCGCAAGCGCATCAATTCAGGCAGCCTTACCACTCGTCCCTCCAAGGAGAATCTGCAGGACACTGCCCTGTCGTTGCCCCTTGACTGGGAGGAGGATCCTCCCGAGATAGACTCCTCCCAACGCCAAAAGCAGTTACGAAAGCTCACTTTATCGCGCTCTTCCAGCATGaatagcaacaaaagcagcTCCGGTTCATTGGCTCCGGCTTCTAGCAGGAGAAAACATCAAGCTACCCTCATGGATAGCGGGTTTAGTAGGTTCCGAAGCGAGAGTCCCTTTGGCAGCGAGTCTTCGCAGGATGGCGCCGCCTCGGTTATCAGCCTGCATACCATTGAACCGGACTCCACCACCAGTATTCAAGTGCTCATTTCCCCTTCTAAAACGTCACCTATCAAGGTGCAAACCACTCCTGTGCTGGCCACTACTGTGTCTTTTAAGGTTAAAGTGCAGgacgagctgctgctggtcccCATTGAGCGTAAGAAGCTGCAGGACATCAACATGCGCTGGCTGGCTGAGGAGGCGGGCAGGCGATATAACAA gTTAACGGGCCTCACCCCACTCTTGCGTCTTAAGACTGCCGATGGCTTTGCCTACGAGGAAACGGATCCTGTGAGCGTGGCGCTGGAGCAAAACATGCTAATGGCTACCATTCTCGACTGGAAAATATCGCCTCTGTCGCAGCGCTATGAGGAAATGTGTCATCAGGTTCAGAAAA CTGTGGACCCCAAAGTCAAGCTACTGTTGGAACGCTCTCAGAATACCCTAATGCTGGAGCTTTCTGGTCTGTGGATGCGTGCCTCGCAAACTGAGCCCGTTTTTAAGGCTCTCTTGCATCAGGCTAGACTCACAGTCTTGGATCTTTCCCGTAACTTCATAGGCAACGAGGGCTGCCAGCAGTTGGCCAAATCCCTGCCCACGCTGCTCCAACTCAAGGCACTGCGACTGGAATGTAATGCTATTGGCTACCAGGGATTGGAGGCTCTACTAAGCAGTCAGGGAATGGATAAACTAGAGCTCCTAGAGGAACTAAGCCTAAGTCAGAATCCTTTGGGAAATGCCAGTTTGAGGATCCTAAACAAGTTATGTAGCAGTCCAGCTGGTCGTGCTTTAACCTCCCTGAAAATTTCCCAGTGTGAGCTGACGGAACTGCAGGACTTTGACCTGGGCTTCCATCAACTAACCCGCTTTGATATAAGCTTCAACCAGCTCACCCACCAAAGCATACGCCGGCTGACCGAGCTGCTCAACAGTTGCCGCTTGGAGGAGTTGAATCTCGGCTATGTACGCTGGCCCCTGGACGAGGCCAGTGGCTTTGCTTTGGGCGAGCTTCTGGTGACTCTGATGGAATCTGGCACCTGCGAGCGATTCACGCGAGTGGAACTTGCCGGCTGTGGTCTAAGCGATGCTCACCTTTACAAAATAAGCCAACACCTGGCCAAGGCCAAGCAACTGCAGTGGCTGGACATAAGCGATAATGGCAAACTGAGTGGCACTGCCTTTGGCTATATTCTGGATGAACTGCCTCAACTGCGCACACTGCTGGCCATCAATTGTATAAATCTTCTGGATGACTCTCGCCTACGGAAACTTGAAGAACAAAAGCAGCTGCCCAGGCGCTTGGAGCTAACCATTAATGAGCAGGTGTTCTCCATGCCCGGAGCTTTGGAGACCCTGCAGTCCATTTGGCAGCTGCAGTTTGGCGACAAAGCCCAGATGGTGAAGATTTCGAGCAAAAGAAAGAATGGTAGAAGCTTCAAGGGAATTCTAAAGCTTCTGGCTGGTGAGAATGAGGCGGAATAG
- the Mcad gene encoding medium-chain specific acyl-CoA dehydrogenase, mitochondrial yields the protein MAFLNKLAAPALRQLVSQSRAYAAVSHVSPNGTSFALTEEQQQLQELARKFTREEIIPVAAQYDKSGEYPWPIIKKAWELGLMNNHIPADLGGMDLDVFTTCLTAEELAYGCTGIMTALEASGLGQTPVILSGNKEQKKKYLGRLLEEPLVAAYGVTEPGAGSDVSGIKTRAEKKGDEWVINGQKMWITNGGVANWYFVLARTNPDPKCPPSKAFTGFIVERDSPGLTPGRKEMNMGQRASDTRGITFEDVRVPKENVLIGEGAGFKIAMGTFDKTRPPVAAGAVGLAQRCMDEALKYALERKTFGVPIAYHQAVQFMLADMAIGVETSRLAWRLSAWEIDQGRRNSYYASIAKCHAADMANKIASDAVQIFGGNGFNSEYPVEKLMRDAKIYQIYEGTSQIQRLIISRNMYEAAKGSA from the exons atggCGTTCCTCAACAAG CTAGCTGCGCCCGCTCTGCGCCAGCTGGTTTCCCAAAGCCGCGCCTATGCCGCCGTCTCTCATGTCTCGCCCAATGGCACCTCCTTTGCCCTTaccgaggagcagcagcagctgcaggagcTGGCCCGCAAGTTCACCCGCGAGGAGATCATCCCAGTGGCCGCCCAATACGACAAGAGCGGCGAGTACCCGTGGCCCATCATCAAGAAGGCCTGGGAACTGGGCCTGATGAACAATCACATTCCCGCTGATCTGGGTGGCATGGATCTCGATGTGTTCACCACCTGCCTGACGGCCGAGGAGCTGGCCTATGGCTGCACCGGCATTATGACTGCCCTGGAGGCCAGTGGTCTTGGT CAAACACCTGTGATCTTGTCCGGTAACAAGGAGCAGAAGAAGAAGTATCTGGGTCGTCTGCTGGAGGAGCCGCTGGTGGCCGCCTATGGTGTCACAGAGCCCGGAGCTGGATCCGATGTGAGCGGCATCAAGACGCGTGCCGAGAAGAAGGGCGACGAGTGGGTGATCAACGGCCAGAAGATGTGGATCACCAACGGTGGCGTGGCCAACTGGTACTTTGTGCTGGCCCGCACCAATCCCGATCCCAAGTGCCCGCCCAGCAAGGCCTTCACCGGCTTCATTGTGGAGCGTGATTCTCCCGGTCTGACGCCCGGTCGCAAGGAGATGAACATGGGACAGCGCGCCTCCGATACACGTGGCATCACCTTCGAGGATGTGCGCGTGCCCAAGGAGAATGTGTTGATTGGCGAGGGCGCCGGCTTCAAGATTGCCATGGGCACTTTCGACAAGACCCGTCCCCCGGTGGCCGCCGGTGCCGTGGGTCTGGCCCAGCGCTGCATGGATGAGGCTCTTAAGTACGCCCTTGAGCGCAAGACCTTTGGAGTGCCCATCGCCTACCATCAGGCTGTGCAGTTCATGCTGGCGGATATGGCCATCGGTGTGGAGACCTCCCGTCTTGCGTGGCGTCTGTCTGCCTGGGAAATCGACCAGGGACGCCGCAACAGTTACTATGCCTCCATTGCCAAGTGTCATGCCGCTGATATGGCCAACAAGATTGCCTCCGACGCTGTACAGATCTTCGGCGGCAACGGCTTCAACAGCGAGTATCCCGTGGAGAAGCTGATGCGTGATGCCAAGATCTACCAGATCTACGAGGGCACCTCCCAGATCCAGCGTCTCATCATCTCGCGAAACATGTACGAGGCTGCCAAGGGCAGTGCCTAA